The following coding sequences lie in one Treponema socranskii subsp. buccale genomic window:
- the oadA gene encoding sodium-extruding oxaloacetate decarboxylase subunit alpha: protein MAKKVHITELVLRDAHQSLLATRMTTADMLPACPMIDKIGYYSAEAWGGATYDSCIRFLNEDPWERLRKLHAAMPHTKIMMLLRGQNLLGYRHYADDVVDKFVEAAAKNGIGIFRIFDACNDPRNLERSAKAAKKTGKHVQMAISYATTPYHTKEVYADLAKRYAEFGADSICIKDMSGLLKPFEAYDLVKAIKAKVDMPIEIHSHSTTGLSVATLLKASEAGADVLDTAISSMAMGTSHSPTETVVEMLKGSEYDTGLDTKALLEIAAYFRDVREHYASLESKFHGADTRILVSQVPGGMLSNLEKQLKEQGAADKIDEVLKEIPLVQKDVGYVPLVTPTSQIVGTQAVFNVLFGRYARLTQEFRDLLTGRYGATPAAVNADLQKEALKQNNMDSVVTCRPADLIANEWDKCVEDAKKAGGDGSDEDVLTYAMFPKVAEKFFKERSKGPVDAQKTFGAKPASESAPASAPKSGSYTVNVNGTPYSVTTSAGSDTIIVNGTSYNVSFGDAAPSSAPVSAPVVTGGADIKAPVAGTLLRYVAQNGAEVKKGDTVLMIESMKMELEVKAPSDGKVNFIAQPGAQIAAGQVIATLGGTVAAAPAPKPAAAPAPKAAPVSHASSTGGKPVNAPVAGTLLRYEVAEGDQVKADTTVIMIESMKMELEIKAGAAGAVHFLVQPGTQITAGQALAEIK, encoded by the coding sequence ATGGCAAAGAAAGTCCACATTACGGAACTCGTTTTACGCGATGCGCATCAATCGCTGCTCGCAACTCGTATGACAACTGCGGATATGCTTCCCGCATGTCCGATGATCGATAAAATCGGCTATTATTCCGCCGAAGCATGGGGAGGCGCGACCTACGATTCGTGTATCCGCTTTTTAAATGAAGATCCGTGGGAACGCCTGCGCAAACTTCACGCGGCGATGCCCCATACGAAGATTATGATGCTGTTGCGCGGTCAAAACCTTTTGGGATACCGTCACTATGCCGACGACGTCGTCGATAAGTTCGTCGAAGCCGCCGCAAAAAACGGTATCGGCATTTTCCGCATTTTCGATGCGTGCAACGATCCGCGTAACCTCGAACGTTCGGCGAAAGCCGCAAAAAAAACCGGCAAACACGTGCAGATGGCGATCTCCTATGCGACGACGCCCTATCACACAAAAGAAGTGTACGCCGATTTGGCCAAGCGCTATGCCGAATTCGGCGCGGATTCGATCTGTATCAAAGATATGTCCGGTTTGTTAAAACCCTTTGAAGCCTACGACCTCGTTAAAGCGATCAAAGCGAAAGTCGATATGCCGATCGAAATTCACTCGCACTCGACGACGGGCTTGAGCGTCGCGACGCTTTTGAAAGCGTCGGAAGCGGGAGCCGATGTCCTCGATACGGCCATTTCTTCCATGGCGATGGGAACGTCCCACAGCCCGACGGAAACCGTCGTCGAAATGCTCAAAGGTTCCGAATACGATACGGGACTCGACACGAAAGCGCTCCTCGAAATCGCGGCGTACTTTCGCGACGTGCGCGAACACTACGCGTCCCTCGAATCGAAATTCCACGGAGCCGATACGCGCATCCTCGTTTCGCAAGTCCCTGGCGGTATGCTTTCGAACCTCGAAAAGCAGCTGAAAGAGCAGGGCGCGGCGGATAAAATCGACGAGGTATTGAAAGAGATTCCGCTCGTGCAAAAAGACGTGGGCTACGTGCCGCTCGTAACTCCGACAAGCCAAATCGTCGGTACGCAGGCGGTGTTCAACGTGCTTTTCGGACGCTATGCGCGTCTTACGCAGGAATTCCGCGATCTCCTTACCGGACGATACGGAGCGACTCCTGCGGCGGTCAATGCCGATCTGCAAAAAGAAGCGCTCAAGCAAAACAATATGGACTCAGTCGTTACGTGCCGCCCCGCCGATCTCATCGCAAACGAATGGGATAAATGCGTCGAAGATGCAAAAAAAGCGGGCGGAGACGGAAGCGACGAAGACGTTTTGACGTACGCGATGTTCCCGAAAGTTGCCGAAAAGTTTTTCAAAGAGCGCTCAAAGGGTCCGGTCGATGCGCAAAAAACTTTCGGCGCAAAACCCGCTTCCGAAAGCGCTCCTGCAAGCGCGCCGAAATCGGGATCGTACACGGTAAACGTAAACGGTACTCCCTACTCGGTTACGACGAGCGCGGGAAGCGATACCATCATAGTAAACGGTACGTCGTATAATGTTTCCTTCGGCGATGCCGCCCCCTCATCTGCGCCCGTATCCGCACCCGTCGTTACGGGCGGCGCGGATATCAAAGCGCCTGTTGCGGGAACGCTTTTGCGCTATGTGGCGCAAAACGGCGCCGAAGTAAAAAAAGGCGACACCGTTTTGATGATCGAATCGATGAAGATGGAACTCGAAGTAAAAGCTCCCTCCGACGGAAAGGTAAACTTTATCGCACAGCCGGGCGCTCAGATTGCGGCGGGACAAGTTATCGCGACTCTCGGCGGCACCGTCGCGGCGGCACCGGCTCCGAAGCCCGCAGCAGCTCCTGCCCCGAAAGCCGCTCCCGTTTCTCACGCTTCTTCGACGGGCGGAAAACCCGTAAATGCTCCGGTTGCCGGAACGCTTTTGCGCTATGAAGTCGCTGAAGGCGATCAGGTAAAAGCCGATACGACGGTTATCATGATCGAGTCGATGAAGATGGAATTGGAAATCAAAGCAGGTGCGGCCGGCGCCGTTCACTTCCTCGTTCAGCCGGGTACTCAGATTACGGCGGGTCAGGCGCTCGCTGAAATCAAATAA
- a CDS encoding OadG family protein, producing MTIAEMLQQSGILTLLGMGVVFSFLIIMILCMYLLHVVLRALKLDKEEKKETAQAPVPAPAKHDDAIIAAIAAAVHK from the coding sequence ATGACAATAGCTGAAATGCTTCAGCAGAGCGGCATACTCACGCTGCTCGGAATGGGCGTTGTATTCTCTTTTCTTATTATCATGATTTTGTGCATGTACCTGCTTCACGTTGTGCTCCGTGCGCTCAAACTCGATAAAGAAGAAAAAAAAGAAACTGCGCAAGCTCCCGTACCCGCACCGGCAAAGCATGACGACGCGATTATCGCCGCGATCGCCGCCGCCGTTCACAAATAA
- a CDS encoding lysoplasmalogenase, with amino-acid sequence MLYCSLTLFIAASIVHLAFCALKRNKAADATKVFLMPLLALTSALALAPRLPESRTAFACTLCALGFGCIGDILLLSVSEKRFMAGALSFFAGHIFWIVQYVVSPNGTSAYASGGRMFFPLALICFICYGIVLASTYVLLGKPKGVMGGGVIAYGGILCALNFTAINAVVKGINGKAALFYLAGSILFFISDGILSYTVFKKDIPHSRFIIMITYIAAQALLAAGCVLPYI; translated from the coding sequence ATGCTATATTGCAGTTTAACTTTATTTATCGCGGCAAGTATCGTACATCTTGCATTTTGCGCACTCAAACGGAATAAAGCCGCCGATGCGACAAAGGTGTTTTTAATGCCGCTGCTTGCGCTCACCTCGGCACTCGCTCTCGCCCCTCGCCTGCCCGAATCGCGAACGGCGTTCGCGTGTACGCTTTGCGCTCTCGGTTTCGGCTGCATCGGCGACATATTGCTTCTTTCCGTAAGCGAAAAACGTTTTATGGCCGGCGCACTTTCGTTTTTCGCAGGTCATATATTTTGGATCGTACAATATGTCGTTTCTCCGAACGGAACATCGGCATACGCTTCCGGCGGGCGGATGTTTTTTCCCCTCGCGCTTATATGTTTTATATGCTACGGTATCGTACTCGCTTCGACATACGTGCTGCTCGGAAAACCGAAAGGTGTCATGGGAGGGGGCGTCATAGCCTACGGCGGCATATTGTGCGCTCTGAACTTTACCGCGATCAACGCCGTCGTCAAGGGCATAAACGGAAAAGCAGCGCTTTTTTATTTGGCGGGATCGATTTTATTTTTCATATCGGACGGCATTCTATCGTATACCGTATTCAAAAAAGATATTCCTCACTCGCGCTTTATCATTATGATTACGTATATCGCGGCGCAGGCGCTGCTTGCCGCAGGCTGCGTGCTGCCGTATATTTGA
- a CDS encoding LacI family DNA-binding transcriptional regulator has protein sequence MDGTKMAKEKNSIVEIAKRTNVSIATVSRVINRAEGYSEKTKQKVLKAIRESGYSPNLNAVSLRTHKSMCIGVIVPDITNEYFARLIRELDDFFVTQKYTLLICDTNEDEKKEQTQLRNLISRNVDAIIYISGQDRIPKINASSCPFIVYIDRCPKNAAVLVQSDNVSGGYLATKELLDKGCKKILFARDRRDVSTVVERREGYLKALGEYGVPYAKKMELYTSPEYEAARRSLKRRLTAKALDFDGIFCSTDMIALGCVNALQETGYRVPADVKIVGFDNVSLSKFCNPPITTITQDSHAIAYTAGALIIDKLHRKFIKNTHILIPVTLERRKTT, from the coding sequence TTGGACGGAACAAAAATGGCGAAAGAAAAAAACTCCATCGTTGAAATCGCAAAGCGGACGAATGTTTCGATCGCTACCGTATCCCGCGTCATCAATCGCGCCGAAGGATACAGCGAAAAGACAAAACAAAAAGTTTTAAAAGCCATACGGGAATCCGGTTATTCCCCTAACCTCAACGCCGTTTCGCTTCGCACGCACAAAAGTATGTGCATCGGCGTCATCGTGCCGGACATAACGAACGAATATTTTGCACGCCTCATCCGCGAATTGGATGATTTTTTCGTTACGCAAAAATATACGCTGCTCATCTGCGATACGAACGAAGACGAAAAAAAAGAACAAACGCAATTGCGAAATTTGATTTCGAGGAACGTCGACGCGATCATCTATATTTCGGGGCAAGACCGTATTCCGAAAATAAATGCATCCTCGTGTCCGTTCATCGTATACATAGACCGCTGTCCGAAAAATGCGGCAGTCTTAGTGCAATCGGATAACGTAAGCGGCGGCTACCTTGCGACGAAAGAGCTTTTGGATAAAGGCTGCAAAAAAATTCTTTTTGCACGCGACAGGAGAGACGTTTCGACCGTCGTTGAACGGAGGGAGGGCTATTTGAAAGCGCTCGGCGAATACGGCGTTCCGTACGCAAAAAAAATGGAACTGTATACGTCTCCCGAATACGAGGCGGCGCGCAGGTCGCTGAAAAGGCGGCTTACGGCAAAAGCGCTCGACTTCGACGGTATCTTTTGTTCGACCGATATGATAGCGCTCGGCTGCGTCAACGCATTGCAGGAAACCGGCTATCGTGTTCCCGCGGACGTAAAGATCGTCGGCTTCGATAACGTTTCCCTCAGCAAATTCTGCAACCCTCCGATAACGACGATAACGCAGGATTCGCACGCGATCGCATACACAGCCGGCGCGCTTATCATAGATAAGCTGCACCGTAAATTTATTAAAAATACGCATATATTGATTCCCGTCACGCTGGAAAGACGGAAGACGACATAG
- a CDS encoding sugar ABC transporter ATP-binding protein has product METLVQIEHVTKIFPGVKALSDITFDIRAGEVHVLLGENGAGKSTLMKILSGVFQPTSGKIDIDGKSYEKLTPKESQDLGISIIYQELSLIGELSIMENMFVGKLPTIKKFGVPVVDYELMLKKASKALSTVGLNRSPKEYVENLSISEKQQCEIAKAIVADSRVIIMDEPTTSLTLSETAKLFDIVRNLKKQGKGIVYISHKMEEIKQIGDRVTVLKDGKSVGTRSVEDVTVDDLIKMMVGREIYGTYLDKSGADLSKEPVVFEARHISRKDKKADDVSFQIHKKEILGFFGLIGSGRSELMNAIFGADKRESGEILINGKAVSIRTPYDSIKNGLAMVTENRRETGFMHNFDIKQNISIVPFIKTSELRGLWGLIDLKRELDDAAVQKEKLSIKCSSIHENITELSGGNQQKVILGKWMAADSKALIFDEPTKGIDVGSKSEIYILMRRLAEEGKGVIMVSSDLTELLSVCDRICVFRAGKIRKEFTNKDATQENIMKVATGE; this is encoded by the coding sequence ATGGAAACGCTAGTTCAAATCGAGCACGTTACAAAAATTTTTCCGGGTGTCAAAGCGCTGAGCGATATAACTTTTGACATCCGTGCCGGTGAAGTACACGTTCTGCTCGGAGAAAACGGCGCGGGTAAATCGACGCTCATGAAAATATTGAGCGGCGTATTTCAGCCGACGAGCGGCAAAATCGATATCGATGGAAAATCCTATGAAAAGCTGACGCCGAAAGAGTCGCAGGATTTGGGAATCAGCATCATCTATCAGGAACTGAGTCTTATAGGCGAGCTTTCCATTATGGAAAATATGTTCGTCGGAAAACTTCCTACGATAAAAAAATTCGGCGTACCGGTCGTCGATTACGAACTCATGCTCAAAAAAGCTTCAAAAGCGCTTTCGACGGTCGGGTTAAACCGAAGCCCGAAAGAATATGTTGAAAATTTAAGCATTTCGGAAAAACAGCAGTGCGAAATCGCAAAAGCGATCGTCGCCGATTCCCGCGTCATCATCATGGACGAGCCGACGACATCGCTGACATTATCCGAAACGGCAAAACTTTTCGATATCGTCCGCAATTTGAAAAAACAAGGCAAAGGCATCGTCTACATCTCTCACAAGATGGAAGAAATCAAACAGATCGGCGACCGTGTTACGGTTTTAAAAGACGGAAAATCGGTCGGTACGCGCAGCGTCGAAGACGTTACCGTCGACGATCTTATTAAAATGATGGTCGGCAGGGAAATATACGGCACATACTTGGATAAAAGCGGTGCGGATTTATCGAAAGAGCCGGTCGTCTTTGAAGCGCGTCACATTTCGCGGAAAGACAAAAAAGCGGACGACGTGTCGTTTCAAATTCACAAAAAAGAAATACTCGGTTTTTTCGGTCTCATCGGTTCGGGCAGAAGCGAATTGATGAATGCGATTTTCGGAGCGGATAAGCGCGAATCGGGGGAAATTCTTATCAACGGAAAAGCGGTTTCGATCCGAACTCCTTACGACTCGATAAAAAACGGGCTTGCAATGGTTACGGAAAACAGACGGGAAACGGGTTTTATGCACAACTTCGACATAAAACAAAATATTTCCATCGTGCCGTTTATAAAGACGTCGGAACTGCGCGGGCTCTGGGGCTTAATTGATTTGAAACGCGAACTCGACGATGCGGCCGTGCAAAAAGAAAAGCTTTCGATAAAATGCAGCAGCATACACGAAAACATCACCGAGCTTTCGGGCGGCAATCAGCAAAAAGTTATTTTGGGAAAATGGATGGCTGCCGATTCGAAAGCGCTCATATTCGACGAGCCGACAAAGGGTATCGACGTCGGAAGCAAAAGCGAAATCTATATCCTCATGCGCCGGCTTGCCGAAGAAGGCAAAGGCGTCATCATGGTTTCTTCGGATTTGACGGAGCTGCTTTCCGTGTGCGACCGGATCTGCGTGTTCCGCGCCGGGAAAATACGAAAAGAATTTACAAACAAAGATGCGACACAGGAAAATATCATGAAGGTCGCGACGGGCGAATAA
- the alsC gene encoding D-allose ABC transporter permease, with protein MKDNTKNEKSLQHFKMLWQRYGTIGIFLLLIIILTIIKPSAVFTPSSIVQILRQSAVNILLSLGEFFAILIAGIDLSVGAVAGLTGMIAAKLMVAGIPVGAAIFVCILAGTAIGWINGTLVNKTGLHPFIITLGTQSIFFGIMLVVSNSRNVFGFPASFSTLMNASLLFVPVPVVIALVVALFCWFFTTKTKAGRNIYALGGDIQSAWFSGVNVDLHRLIVFMISGTCSGIAGIVLLGRLGAAAPTAGTGYETYAIAAAIIGGTSFFGGKGKVLGVVIGGLIIGVINYGMTALTIPSSYQKIVMGMLIIIAVTIDHFVGAKNNR; from the coding sequence ATGAAAGACAATACGAAAAACGAAAAGTCTTTGCAGCATTTTAAAATGCTGTGGCAGCGGTACGGCACGATCGGAATATTTTTGCTTTTGATTATAATCCTGACGATTATAAAACCGAGCGCAGTATTTACTCCGTCGAGTATCGTACAGATTTTGCGGCAAAGCGCGGTAAACATATTATTAAGTCTCGGAGAATTTTTTGCGATTTTGATTGCGGGCATCGATCTGTCGGTCGGCGCGGTTGCGGGATTGACAGGCATGATCGCGGCGAAGCTCATGGTCGCAGGGATCCCCGTAGGAGCGGCGATCTTCGTGTGCATCCTTGCAGGGACTGCAATCGGATGGATCAACGGTACGCTCGTCAATAAAACGGGGCTGCATCCGTTTATCATCACGCTCGGCACGCAATCGATCTTTTTCGGCATCATGCTCGTCGTATCGAATTCGAGAAACGTGTTCGGCTTTCCGGCTTCTTTCAGCACGCTGATGAATGCGAGCCTCCTCTTCGTACCGGTGCCGGTCGTCATTGCACTCGTCGTCGCGCTTTTTTGCTGGTTTTTTACGACAAAGACGAAAGCCGGCAGAAATATTTACGCGCTCGGCGGCGACATACAGAGCGCATGGTTTTCAGGCGTCAACGTCGATCTGCACCGTCTCATCGTGTTTATGATTTCCGGCACCTGCTCCGGCATCGCGGGCATCGTACTGCTCGGAAGACTCGGCGCCGCAGCTCCGACGGCCGGAACGGGATATGAAACCTACGCGATCGCCGCGGCGATTATCGGCGGAACGAGTTTTTTCGGCGGCAAGGGAAAAGTGCTCGGCGTCGTGATCGGCGGTTTGATCATCGGCGTGATCAATTACGGAATGACCGCGCTGACGATTCCGAGCAGCTATCAAAAAATCGTCATGGGTATGCTGATCATCATTGCGGTGACGATAGATCATTTTGTCGGCGCGAAAAACAACCGATAG
- the alsE gene encoding D-allulose 6-phosphate 3-epimerase, with protein MKVLFNPSLMCMNLMELKAQLEIINEKADLVHVDIMDGHYVKNITLSPFFVESIRAACKLPIDCHLMVTNPEDFVAALAKAGADYIVPHAETINAQAFRILDMIHSHKCKAGVAINPATPVSVLLPYIHRLDKITVMSVDPGFAGQPFIPEVLPKITELKNLKAEKGYSYLIEVDGSCNSKTFKRLYDAGAEVYIVGSSGLFNNDPDLAKAWDIMTDAFYKETGCKA; from the coding sequence ATGAAAGTCTTATTCAATCCGTCGCTCATGTGTATGAATCTCATGGAATTGAAAGCGCAGCTTGAAATCATCAACGAAAAAGCGGATTTGGTTCATGTCGATATCATGGACGGACACTACGTAAAAAATATTACGCTCTCTCCGTTTTTTGTAGAATCGATCCGTGCGGCGTGCAAATTGCCGATCGACTGTCATCTTATGGTGACGAACCCCGAAGACTTCGTCGCCGCTCTTGCAAAAGCCGGAGCCGACTACATCGTGCCGCATGCGGAAACGATTAACGCTCAGGCGTTTCGAATCCTCGACATGATTCATTCGCATAAGTGCAAGGCGGGTGTTGCGATCAATCCCGCGACTCCCGTTTCCGTACTGCTGCCCTACATTCACCGGCTCGATAAAATCACGGTGATGAGCGTCGATCCGGGATTTGCCGGACAGCCGTTTATTCCCGAAGTGCTTCCCAAAATAACGGAACTTAAAAATTTAAAAGCCGAAAAGGGATATTCATATCTCATAGAAGTGGACGGTTCGTGCAATTCGAAAACTTTTAAACGGCTGTACGACGCGGGCGCGGAAGTGTACATCGTCGGCTCATCGGGGCTTTTCAACAACGATCCCGATTTGGCAAAAGCGTGGGATATCATGACGGATGCTTTTTATAAAGAGACGGGGTGCAAAGCGTAA
- the alsK gene encoding allose kinase: MDTVIGIDIGGTNVRIGYVDEAGTIFGFEKKFIGAVVKEDIVSDLEQKIAAYIRQHDLQKSCRAVAIGVPSSVSKNKSFIYSTPNLPGLNNIDLGGILHERLRLPVFIDRDVNYLLNNDIREYKLDEAKEKNIIGIYVGTGIGNALYINGGFYTGKNGVAGELGHIPMLGSQAVCGCGNIGCSETVASGRYLEKMCKENFSEIDIKEIFVKRNAHPLVQDFLKTLAYVIATEINIIDPDYVILSGGVLAMQGFPTETLMTFMRRHIRAPYPRDNIEFIYPEHTQESGVRGGALFAFEKLKSNVKFV; encoded by the coding sequence ATGGATACGGTCATCGGCATCGATATAGGCGGAACGAATGTACGGATCGGGTACGTCGATGAAGCGGGAACGATTTTCGGATTCGAAAAAAAATTCATCGGTGCGGTCGTAAAAGAAGATATCGTTTCCGACTTGGAACAAAAAATCGCCGCATATATACGGCAGCACGATTTGCAAAAAAGCTGCCGCGCCGTCGCGATCGGCGTACCGTCTTCGGTCAGCAAAAACAAAAGCTTTATCTATTCGACGCCGAACTTGCCGGGCTTAAACAATATCGATTTGGGCGGGATTTTGCACGAGCGTTTACGGCTTCCCGTATTTATCGACAGGGACGTAAATTACCTCTTGAACAACGACATCCGGGAATACAAGCTCGATGAAGCAAAAGAAAAAAATATTATCGGTATCTATGTCGGAACCGGCATCGGAAACGCGCTGTATATCAACGGCGGATTTTACACGGGAAAAAACGGCGTCGCGGGAGAATTGGGACATATTCCGATGCTCGGCTCACAGGCCGTCTGCGGCTGCGGAAATATCGGCTGTTCGGAAACGGTCGCATCGGGACGATACCTTGAAAAAATGTGCAAAGAGAATTTTTCCGAAATCGATATAAAAGAAATTTTTGTTAAGCGGAATGCTCACCCGCTCGTACAGGATTTTCTAAAAACGCTTGCCTATGTCATCGCAACGGAAATCAATATCATCGATCCCGATTACGTGATCCTTTCAGGCGGTGTGCTTGCGATGCAGGGGTTTCCGACGGAAACGCTCATGACCTTTATGCGCCGGCACATACGTGCTCCGTATCCGCGTGACAATATCGAATTTATTTACCCTGAGCATACGCAGGAAAGCGGAGTCAGAGGAGGCGCGCTTTTCGCGTTTGAAAAATTAAAGAGTAATGTAAAGTTCGTGTGA
- a CDS encoding IS110 family transposase: protein MTVYIGVDLHKTQFTVHERTEETVESFEQIKQYPTTEVGYAAFLARITEYKIGGFTVKIGVESTGNTRFFKAQVEKVGAHVTVINTLKFKVINESTKKTDKHDASTISEFLSKDMLPESYLCSKGTENLRRLLKSRERLVHSIVGQKNEIHALLVSMGLQDESRSLQSKKGRQEVLDTLSSRSDLVLEAQSVKLMIEIIEQMSQSVKLIEKQLSELTKDDEMVSRLMTIRGCGKITAWIIRSYTEDIGRFASAKKYAAFCGLVPWVQDSNETVRHGRITKRGPQELRTAYVQLVLGIRRCKDTSGWRIMQRLDYMKKNKGSGKSIVAAARKMAEIVWALLTGKQDFDSTKMMGRYKPMSLAEQALVAMN, encoded by the coding sequence ATGACAGTTTACATTGGCGTTGATTTGCACAAAACACAGTTTACCGTGCATGAGCGGACAGAGGAAACGGTTGAAAGCTTTGAGCAGATCAAACAGTATCCGACGACAGAAGTTGGGTATGCGGCATTTCTTGCGAGAATAACGGAGTACAAGATAGGCGGTTTCACTGTGAAAATCGGAGTTGAATCAACCGGCAACACAAGATTCTTCAAGGCTCAGGTAGAAAAAGTGGGAGCGCACGTGACGGTAATCAATACGTTGAAATTCAAGGTAATCAACGAATCGACGAAGAAAACCGACAAGCATGATGCTTCGACGATTTCAGAGTTTCTATCAAAGGATATGCTTCCGGAAAGCTATCTGTGCAGTAAGGGAACGGAAAACTTGAGACGGCTTTTGAAATCAAGGGAGCGGCTGGTTCATTCGATTGTCGGACAAAAGAATGAAATTCATGCGCTTCTGGTGAGTATGGGGCTACAGGATGAAAGTCGAAGCCTCCAAAGTAAAAAAGGGCGCCAGGAAGTTCTGGACACCCTGTCGTCGCGTAGCGACCTCGTGCTCGAAGCACAATCAGTAAAACTGATGATTGAAATTATAGAGCAGATGAGCCAATCGGTCAAGCTGATTGAAAAGCAGTTAAGCGAATTAACGAAAGACGATGAAATGGTTAGTCGTCTTATGACGATTCGAGGCTGCGGAAAAATCACGGCATGGATAATCCGCTCGTACACAGAAGATATAGGTAGGTTTGCCAGTGCGAAGAAATATGCGGCCTTTTGCGGGCTTGTGCCATGGGTACAGGATTCAAATGAAACGGTGAGACATGGCAGAATAACCAAGCGCGGTCCTCAGGAATTGAGAACGGCGTACGTACAGTTGGTGTTGGGAATTCGTCGTTGCAAGGATACTTCGGGATGGAGGATCATGCAGCGACTGGATTATATGAAAAAGAACAAAGGCAGCGGCAAATCGATTGTTGCAGCTGCAAGGAAGATGGCAGAAATCGTGTGGGCGTTGCTCACGGGAAAACAGGACTTTGATTCAACAAAGATGATGGGCAGATATAAACCTATGAGTCTTGCTGAACAAGCCCTCGTTGCCATGAATTAA
- the alsB gene encoding D-allose transporter substrate-binding protein — protein sequence MKKLTAFLAAALIAVSFAAATGSNENQERADYAVILKTQASDFWVKMWKGVEAESAKLGIKVDLYSAQSEDDLEGQLSILEQCINRGYKGIGIAPLSGVNVLSGIGKATAKGITIVNIDEMFNEKELANNKGACVAYVATDNVAVGKKGAEYIVKNVPAGAKVLIIEGKSGNQSSEDRKNGARAAFTAGKLNIVGSQAADWDRQTALDVATTYIQQNPDLAGIYACNDGMALGVIQAVINANKLGKIMVVGTDGDSEAVRSVANGQLSATVAQDSAQIGATSFNLLVKAVQNGTKGVVGKIPAKTPVESVLITKDNVKSFLK from the coding sequence ATGAAAAAATTAACGGCTTTTTTGGCGGCGGCTCTGATCGCCGTGTCGTTTGCGGCCGCAACCGGCTCGAACGAAAATCAGGAACGCGCCGATTACGCGGTCATCCTTAAAACGCAAGCGAGCGACTTTTGGGTAAAGATGTGGAAGGGCGTGGAAGCGGAATCCGCAAAGCTCGGCATAAAAGTCGATCTGTATTCGGCGCAGTCGGAAGACGATCTGGAAGGTCAGCTTTCGATCCTCGAACAGTGCATCAACCGCGGATACAAAGGTATCGGTATTGCGCCTCTTTCCGGCGTAAACGTATTGTCGGGCATCGGCAAAGCGACGGCAAAGGGTATCACGATCGTAAATATCGACGAAATGTTCAATGAAAAAGAACTCGCCAACAACAAAGGCGCCTGTGTCGCATACGTTGCAACGGACAATGTCGCGGTCGGAAAAAAGGGCGCGGAATATATCGTCAAAAACGTTCCTGCCGGCGCGAAAGTGCTGATCATCGAAGGCAAATCGGGAAATCAATCGAGCGAAGACAGAAAGAACGGTGCACGTGCGGCGTTTACCGCAGGCAAATTGAATATCGTCGGAAGCCAGGCGGCCGATTGGGATCGCCAGACGGCGCTCGATGTCGCAACGACGTACATTCAACAAAACCCCGACCTCGCCGGCATCTACGCGTGCAACGACGGTATGGCGCTCGGCGTCATACAGGCTGTCATAAACGCAAATAAGCTCGGCAAAATCATGGTCGTCGGAACGGACGGCGACAGCGAAGCCGTGCGTTCGGTTGCAAACGGGCAGTTGAGCGCGACCGTCGCACAAGACTCGGCTCAAATCGGTGCGACGAGTTTTAACCTGCTCGTAAAAGCGGTACAAAACGGTACGAAAGGCGTCGTCGGCAAAATCCCTGCGAAAACGCCCGTCGAATCGGTTTTGATTACGAAAGATAATGTCAAATCGTTTTTGAAGTAA
- the rpiB gene encoding ribose 5-phosphate isomerase B produces the protein MKIGFGCDHTAVELKTILMEHLQKRGFECIDYGTTDPNVRVNYPDFGLKVAEAIKSNEIEKGVLVCGTGVGISLAANKVPGIRAAVCSEPYTAKLTVEHNDANIIAMGARVVGSELAKMIVDSFFDAKFEGGRHAERVRMISDIEKKYCK, from the coding sequence ATGAAAATCGGTTTCGGATGCGATCATACGGCGGTCGAATTGAAAACTATTTTAATGGAGCATTTGCAAAAACGAGGATTCGAATGTATCGACTACGGTACAACGGATCCGAATGTCAGAGTAAATTATCCCGACTTCGGTTTGAAAGTTGCCGAAGCGATAAAATCGAATGAAATCGAAAAAGGCGTGCTCGTCTGCGGAACGGGTGTCGGCATTTCGCTCGCCGCAAACAAAGTGCCGGGCATCAGAGCCGCGGTGTGCAGCGAACCGTACACGGCAAAGCTCACCGTCGAGCACAACGACGCGAATATCATCGCGATGGGCGCGCGCGTCGTCGGGTCGGAATTGGCAAAGATGATCGTCGACTCTTTTTTCGATGCGAAGTTCGAAGGCGGCCGGCACGCCGAGCGCGTGCGGATGATTTCGGACATAGAAAAAAAATACTGCAAATAA